A region of Oryctolagus cuniculus chromosome 3, mOryCun1.1, whole genome shotgun sequence DNA encodes the following proteins:
- the ATP5MC3 gene encoding ATP synthase F(0) complex subunit C3, mitochondrial — protein sequence MFACAKLACTPALIRAGSRVAYRPISASVLSRPEARTGEGSTVFNGAQNGVSQLIRREFQTSAISRDIDTAAKFIGAGAATVGVAGSGAGIGTVFGSLIIGYARNPSLKQQLFSYAILGFALSEAMGLFCLMVAFLILFAM from the exons ATGTTCGCCTGCGCCAAGCTCGCCTGCACCCCTGCTCTG ATCCGAGCTGGATCCAGAGTCGCATACAGACCAATCTCTGCATCAGTGTTGTCCCGACCAGAGGCCAGGACTGGAGAG GGCTCTACGGTATTTAATGGGGCCCAGAATGGTGTGTCTCAACTTATCCGAAGGGAGTTTCAGACCAGTGCGATCAGCAGAGACATTGATACTGCTGCCAAATTTATTGGTGCAGGTGCTGCAACAGTAGGAGTGGCTGGTTCTGGTGCTGGTATTGGAACAGTTTTTGGCAGCCTCATCATTGGTTATGCCAG AAACCCTTCGCTGAAGCAGCAGCTGTTCTCATATGCTATCCTGGGATTTGCCTTGTCTGAAGCTATGGGTCTCTTTTGTTTGATGGttgctttcttgattttgttTGCCATGTAA